CCTCATGTGTTGCTGGAAATGCGCGGCAGCGGCACGCCGGAAATCGAACGGGCATTGACCGCGATTCGTGAGCGGCGGCACGTGGCGATCAGCTTGCCTCATTGGGGGGTCGCGCCGCAGTTGATCCAGGGCACGGACCTGATTCTTACCGTGTCGTCTCGCGGGCTGCTCAACATTGATCATGAGCAACTGTTGGCTGTGCCGCCGCCGTTTCATATTCCGTCGTTTGCGTTTGTGCTGGCCTGGCATTCGCGGCGGGGTGGGGACCCGGCGTTGCAGTGGTTGAATGGGCAGGTGCAGGGTGTATTGTCTGAGCGCGTTTGATAAACATAGTGTTTAAGGAAGAACTCCATGCTCTTAGGTCTCAATCACCTGACTCTCTCCGTCACCGACTTGAACCGCAGCATCCGTTTCTACAATGAGCTGCTGCAACTGCGCCTCGACGCGACCTGGGACAACGGCGCCTACCTGTCGGTGCCGGGGCTCTGGTTGTGCTTGTCCTTAGAGTCACTAAGTACACCCGCTGCCGGATACACCCACTATGCGTTCACCGTTGCTGCCGAGGACTTTGCCTCAGCGGTGGCCCGCCTGCGAGCCGTCGGTGTAGCCGAATGGCGCGACAACCGCAGTGAAGGCGCTTCGTTCTATTTCCTTGATCCCGACGGTCACAAGCTTGAGGTTCACGTTGGTGACTTGGCGTCACGGCTGCAAGCCTGTCGCGATAAGCCGTATGTAGGGATGAAGTTTTATCCTTAGCAGCAGAACAGGCAGAACGCTTCCAGCCCCGTGCGTTACCGGGCCTGTTTGGCAGCAAGGCCTGACGACCGTTCGTCGCGCCGGGAAGTTTTTTCTAAACCTTTACCGCGCTGAAAATTCAGATTCAAGGCGGGGCTTGTTTCCCTGCGCCTGTTTATTACCTGGAGGAACCCATCATGAGCCGCATGGCTATCCGGTTACGCACCGCCAGTTTTGCGATGCTGCTGGGCCTCGGCGCCAGCAATGCTTTCGCCCAGTCGCCTGCCGATTTCATCGAGCAGGCTTCGGCCAAGGGCATGGCCGATATCGAGACCAGCCGCATGGCACACGCCAAGACTTCGTCCCAGGAGATCAAGGACTACACCATCGAAGTCATCAATGAACGCACCCTGGCCAATCAGCATCTGGCCGCCATCGCCAAGAAGCTCGATTTGCCGGTGGCGCCACGGGACAAGATCGTCGACAAGGCCGAATCGCTGATGCCGCAGCTAAAGGACGGCGATTCGTTTGACGCGGCCTACACCGCGCAGCAGATCAAGGCCAATGAAGATGCGATCGCCCTGTTCAAACAGGAAGGCGCCGAGTCTGATATCCCGGAAATAAAGGCATTGGTGGACGAGACGTTGCCCAAGTTGGAAGAACGCCTGGAGAAAGCCCGGGCGCTGGCATCGACTTACGGAAAAGGCCACCAAGGCGACGGTTGATCGGCCTGAGTACCTATAAAGAACGGCGGCCGGGATATTCCAGCCGCCGTTTTTTTATGCCTGGTTCAAATCGGTCTTGGCCCGGCCATGTTCATCCGGTGTGTCGGTGACCATGGTGGTGACGGTGATGGATTCGCTGTCGCCGATGGTCTTGTATTCCTTACGCAGTTTTTCCAGTTCCTTGCGATCCATGCCGTCCAGGCTCAACACGGCGTTTTGCGCATCCTTGGTAGCGCGCAGCAGTTCGTCGATTTTGATATGCAAAATATCGTTGTCGCGGTTTTGCGTGTTCTGGATCAGGAACACCATCAGGAAGGTGATGATGGTCGTGGAGGTGTTGATGATCAGTTGCCAGGTGTCGTTGTAGTGGAAATAAGGCCCGCTCAAACTCCACAGGAAGATCAACGCCACCGCCGCGTAGAACGTGCGGGCACTGCCTGCCCAGCGGGACAGGGACTGCGAGACTGCGGAGAATTTCATGACCGTTTTCCTTAAAAGTGGGTGATGAAAATATTGACCGCAGGCACGCTTTGAAATTTCTTTTTACAATTGGAAGTTTGAATAAAATTGTACGGTTATCGGCAGAGCGTTCAGGCGCGCTCCTCCAGCGCCAACAAGTACTGCTTGGCCTCAAGCCCGCCGGCAAACCCGGTCAAGCCGCCCGACGCGCCAATCACCCGATGGCACGGCGCAATAATCGAAATCGGGTTGCGCCCGTTGGCCGCTCCCACTGCTCGCACTGCCTTGGGGTTGCCGATCTGAGTGGCGATCTGGCTGTAGCTGCGGGTTTCACCAAACGGAATGGTCAGCAGCGCCTGCCAGACTTTTTTCTGGAAGTCGGTGCCGGCAAAGTCCAGTTCCAGCTCGAAACGGTTGCGGGTACCGGCGAAGTATTCCTTTAACTGCCGCGTGGTTTCCTGCAACACCGGGCTGTTGTTGGCTTCTTGCAGGGCACCCAGCCGGACACGGTTGGGACGCTCTTTTTCCCACAGGATGGCGGTGAGTTTTCCGTCACGGGCCACTAGGGTCAGTTGGCCGACGGGGGAGGGCATGAGCGTGTATTCATAGGACATGGTCGGGCGCCTTTTTTTAGTGTGCAGCGCTACTCTAGATCTGCCGGTACAGGGTGAAACTACGTTTCTTGCGGTTGAATTCGCAAGATATTTAGAAGTTCCAATAAACCCAATTGGCGTAATACGGGTACCAGTAAAGCCACGAGAGCCAGTACAGTGCCTTGAGTACCGACGCAGTGCTTATGAGAAAAAAGGACGCGATGTTGAACACTGTGATAATCACGGCAAACACGGTCACACGCCGGCTGGCGTACAGTTGTGCAAACCGAGCGCCATAGACAGAGGCTGCGATGGACGCCAGCACAAGCACGAGCCCGAACGGAAATGGCAGCGTCAGAAACGAGAGCAGCAGAGGGGTGACCAGTACCCAGCCCAGTACCTTGCGCAGTATGGGCCTTGGTGTGCGTTGTGCGGGAAGGAGCATGCAGGGTCCTTGTTCAGAGGCGACGAGTGAGCATCATCGTGGCCTCAGTGGGTTGTGGCCGTCGGAGTTTGCTTAAATGCCATTATCGGTCCTGCAGCAACTTATCAATGACCGTCATGAACGCTTCAACCATCAAGCTTCGTCCTTCAGCTCGGGTAAGAACCAACAACTGCGCATACGCGTCCAGATCCACCAACGGTCGATACGTCACGCCCTTGTTCATCAAGCTCTGGGTGCACGCCGGCACCAGCGCCACACCTTGCCCTGCCGCCACCAGCGCAATGATCGAAGTGATCTGCCGTCCCGTTGGCCCGGCACGCAATGGCAAACCCTTGTGCCGGTAAAGCTGCTCGATGGACTGGTTAAGCCCCGAGCCGTAATCGGTGGGAAACAGAATCAGCGGATACCCACTCAACTGCGCCAGGCTGACCTCGGCCTGGCTGGCCAACGGGCTGTCGCTGGACACCGCCGCCACCAGCCGCTCCTCGCCCAACGACAACGCCTGCACTTGCGTCTGGCCATCCTGGGGCAGCAAGCGGCTCAGGCCGATATCCAGGCGGCCATCGGCTACCTGCGCGCCCAGGCTGCCGGAGGCGCATTCCACCAATGTCAGTTGCACATCCGGGAAACGTTGGGCAAAGGCTTGAATCGCCTGGCTGAACAAGTCCGACAGGGCAATCGAACTGACGTAACCCAAAGCCAGTTGCCCGGCGGCACCTGCGGCCAGCTTGCCGGCGATGACTTCGGCGAGGTCGACCTGCTCCAGCACGGCACGGGCGTAGGGCAGGAACGAACGCCCCTGCGGAGTGAGCGAAACCGTGCGGCTGGTGCGGTCGAACAGGCGAAACCCCAGCTCGGCCTCCAGCGCGGAAATCTGCCGGGTCAACGGCGGCTGGGCCAGGTGCAGGCGAATAGCGGCGCGGCCGAAGTGCAATTCTTCGGCGACGGTCAGAAAATAACGCAGCTTGCGTAGGTCGAGCATCCTGGCCCCAGGGTATTGATCGGTTCGAAATCGGTATTGGTCTCGGGTGCGCGGGTCATTCTATAAAGGCCTCTGATAATAAAACGAGAGGTTTCATGAAACCGCGCCTGCATTGTGCCCGTCTTGCCCTGTTCCTGTGTGGCTGCGCGGCGTTTCTCAACCTCTACGCCACCCAAAGCATTTTGCAGGCCTTTGCCACCCGCTTTCAGGTGAGCGCCAACGCAGCGGGCTGGAGCATTACCGTCACCACCTTGGCCGTGGCGCTGACCGCACCTTTTGTCAGCCGCCTGACCGGGCGTTTTGGGCAGCGCACGGTGATCTCGGTGGCCGCGCTGTTGCTGGCCGTGCCGGCGCTGATGACCGCCTATGCCACCAGCTTTGCCGAACTGCTGGTGTGGCGCTTTATTGAAGGCATGCTGATACCGGTGGTGTTCGCCACCAGCGTGGCCTACATCGGCGATCGCTGGCGCGGCGGCACCGTGACCGAAGTCACCAGCCTGTACGTGGCCGGCACCGTGCTCGGCGGGTTTGCCGGGCGTTTTGTCACCGGCGTGATGACCGAGTACGTCGGCTGGCGTGAAGCCTTTGAGCTGTTGGCGGTGTTGAGCCTGATGGTGGGCGGATTTATCCAGTTTCTGCTGCCGGACAATCCTCCCCGAGTCGCGCGAGCTTCGACCATTTGGGCCGATGTGCTCGGCACTCCGCTGTTGGCTGCCTACGCCGTAGGATTTTGCGTACTGTTCTCCCAAGTGGCGACGTTTACCTACGCCGGCCTGTACCTCAGCCAAGCGCCCTTTGACCTTGGCCCGGCGGCGCTAGGCACCATTTACATGGTGTTCTTGCTGGCTTTGGTAGTGATCCCCATCGCCGGTCGCCTGAGCAAATCCCGCCCGCAATCCGAACTGCTGACCGCCGCCGCGGCGCTCGGTGTATGCGGCTCGGCGCTGACCTTATTGCCATCCCTGTGGTGCATCGTGTGGGGCCTGGCCTTCAGCTCCACCGGCGTTTTTCTCGCCCAGGCCGCTGCCAGCGCCTTCACCACCGCCACCGCCCGCCACAACAAAGCCGGTGCCGTAGGCTTGTACCTCACCTGCTATTACCTGGGCGGCAGCTTTGGTGCCGTCGTCCCGGCGCTGATCTGGGGGCGTTGGGGTTGGGTGGGCTGTGTGGTGCTGATCATTGGTTTCCAGCTACTGTCTTTGCTGATTGCCCTGGTGGGCTGGAAGCCCCTCCAACCTGAACTGAGCAAGACCTCATGAACGACGCCGTTGCCTTGCCCGTACCCGAGACTTCCGCCCGTCGCCGCTCGTTGATTGCAGGCTGCAGCGCCCACGCGATTCACGATGGCCTGACCGATGTGATCTACGTGCTGCTGCCGATCTGGCAAGCGCAGTTCGGCATGACCTACGCCCAGATCGGCCTGCTGCGCGGTGCCTATTCCGGGATGATGGCGGTGTTCCAGCTGATGGCCAGCCGCGCCGCCAAACGCTGGGGGCGCGCACCGATGCTGGTGGGCGGTACGGCGCTTGCCGGTATTGCCTATCTGTTGGTGGGGCAGGCGACCGGGTTGGGCATGTTGTTGCTGGCGCTGCTGTTGGGTGGGTTGGGCGCGAGCACCCAACATCCACTGGCTTCTTCGATGATCACCGATACCTATGAGGGCGGAGGCGGGGTCAAGGAGGCGCTGTCGCAATACAACTTTTCCGGGGACATTGGTAAGACACTGGTTCCCGGGCTGGTGGGACTGTTACTGACGGTCATCAGTTGGCGCGCGAGCGTTACGCTTTTGGGCCTGTTGGGGTTGGCGGCGGCGGGGTTGCTGTGGTGGCTGATCCCCACGCAAGCGCCAGCGTCTGCTTCCGGCAAAACTGCCAAGACACTGGTAGGAAGCGGCTCTGTCAGCGGCCTGCGTGCGCTGATCGTCACCGGCACTCTCGACAGTGCCGTGCGCATGGGGTTTCTCACGTTTTTGCCGTTTCTGCTGCAAGCCAAAGGCGCTGGCACTGCGGGCATTGGCCTAGCGCTGACCATGCTGTTTGTCGGTGGTGCCTTCGGCAAATTGCTCTGCGGCTACCTCGGCGCACGCATCGGCATGATGAAAACCGTGTGGCTGACGGAGACCAGCACCGCGATGTTGATCGTGGCGGCGGTGTACCTGCCGTTGACCGGGTTGATGGTGATGTTGCCGGTGTTGGGGCTCGCGTTGAACGGCACGTCTTCGGTGCTCTACGGCGCGGTGCCAGACCTGGCGGGCGCAGGTAAACGGGAACAGGCGTTTGCGGTGTTCTACACCGGCACCATCGGCGGTGGCGCGTTGGCGCCGGTACTGTTTGGCGGGCTGGGGGACTCGATGGGCGTGCCGGTGGCGGTGATGGTGTTGGCGGGGATGTTGTTGCTGACATTGCCGTTGGCGTGGGAGGTGCAGCGGGGAGTGGTGCTCGAGAGATAGCCGTCTTTTCGGATGGTAAATTCAGTTCCTTGTGGGAGCTGTCGAGCATTAGCGAGGCTGCGATGGGATCGCTGCGGTGTACCTGGCAGACCGCGTCGCCTGCATCGCGGGCAAGCCCGGCTCCCACAGGGAATGCATCCCGATTTGGGAGCGCCGCGGCTCTAATGTGGAAGCGGGGAGTGGTGCTCGAGAGATAGCCGTCTTTTCGGATGGTGAATTCAGTTCCTTGTGGGAGCTGTCGAGCATTAGCGAGGCTGCGATGGGATCGCTGCGGTGTACCTGGCAGACCGCGTCGCCTGCATCGCGGGCAAGCCCGGCTTCCACAGGGATTGCATCCCGATTTGGGGGCGCCGCGGCTCTAATGTGGAAGCGGGGAGTGGTGCTCGAGAGATAGGCGTCTTTTCGGATGGTGAATTCAGTTCCTTGTGGGAGCTGTCGAGCATTAGCGAGGCTGCGATGGGATCGCTGCGGTGTACCTGGCAGACCGCGTCGCCTGCATCGCGGGCAAGCCCGGCTCCCACAGGGATTGCATCCCGATTTGGCGGCGCCGCGGCTCTAATGTGGAGTGGTGCTCGAGAGATAGCCGTCTTTTCGGATGGTAAATTCAGTTCCTTGTGGGAGCTGTCGAGCATTAGCGAGGCTGCGATGGGATCGCTGCGGTGTACCTGGCAGACCGCGTCGCCTGCATCGCGGGCAAGCCCGGCTCCCACAGGGATTGCATCCCGATTTGGCGGCGCCGCGGCTCTAATGTGGGAGCGGGGAGTGGTGCTCGAGAGATAGCCGTCTTTTCGGATGGTGAATTCAGTTCCTTGTGGGAGCTGTCGAGCATTAGCGAGGCTGCGATGGGATCGCTGCGGTGTACCTGGCAGACCGCGTCGCCTGCATCGCGGGCAAGCCCGGCTCCCACAGGGATTGCATCCCGATTTGGGAGCGCCGCGGCTCTAATGTGGAAGCGGGGAGTGGTGCTCGAGAGATAGCCGTCTTTTCGGATGGTGAATTCAGTTCCTTGTGGGAGCTGTCGAGCATTAGCGAGGCTGCGATGGGATCGCTGCGGTGTACCTGGCAGACCGCGTCGCCTGCATCGCGGGCAAGCCCGGCTCCCACAGGGATTGCATCCCGATTTGGCGGCGCCGCGGCTCTAATGTGGAAGCGGGGAGTGGTGCTCAAGAGATAGCCGTCTTTTCGGATGGTGAATTCAGTTCCTTGTGGGAGCTGTCGAGCATTAGCGAGGCTGCGATGGGATCGCTGCGGTGTACTTGGCAGACCGCGTCGCCTGCATCGCGGGCAAGCCCGGCTACCACAGGAAATGCATCCCGATTTGGGGGCGCCGCGGCTCTAATGTGGGAGCGGGGGCAATGACCAATGAATTTGCCGATAATCTGCCAGACGAGCATCGCTGTCTGGCCTTGGCGATTCAGCAAATGATTGAGTTGGGGCTTTTTCTGGTAGAAGCCGTGCAGGACCGAGTGGATCGCGTTTCTTGATTCTATAAAAGGCTTTCCCTTCCAGGCCGCACCTACCAAGGGAAGGGCCGCCGATTTTTGATGTGTTGGGAGTCAGCAACGATGACCTGGAACAGCGAAGCAAAAACAGCCCCGTTCACCCGAGAGGCGACGCTTGAAGACGTGAGTGCCTTGGTTGAGCTCGACGCCTTCGCGAAATCGAATGTCAGCCGCGTCGAGCTTATTCGCGAGGCCGTTGAGAAGGGTCAATGCCTGGTTGCGGTGGACGCTGGCTGCGTTGTTGGCTATCTCGTACTTACCCACGATTTTTTCGGGAATGGCTTTGTTTCGTTGGTGGTTGTCTGTCCTGCACATCAGCGCAAAGGCATCGCTCTTATACTGTTTGTTGCTGCTGAATTCGCGTGTAAGACGAACAAGCTTTTTACCTCAACGAACAGCTCAAACGTCGCTTCACAGCAACTCATATCCAAGGCTGGATTCTTGCGCAGTGGCGTTATTGAGAATCTGGATGAGGGTGATCCGGAGCTTGTCTATTTCAAGTTTGTTCGGTGATCCTTTTAGTTCGCAGTACATGAGTCCTGTCTCCTTTGTCATTCGTTAGCTCGAACGCTCCCACCTCAAATCCAGACTGTTCGCCAGACTCGCCGCCTCATCCATCAGCGCGTTGCAGAAGGCATCGACGAAGATTGAGGACGGTCGATAGTCCGGCCTGATCAACATGACCCGATAGGGAATCGATACGTTGATCGGCCGAATGGCCAGCCCGTTACCGGCCTCCGCCACTGCAGTCAGCGGGTTGATAATCGCCACACCCAGTTGCTGCCTGACCATGGCACACACCGACGCAGCGTTGGTTGTTTCGACCACAATGTGCCTGTCGACGCCGGCCCGGCGGAAGTGCTCATCAAGGGTTTGGCGATAGATGTCCATGCCCGACAGGTTGATGAAATTCACACCCTGAAAGTCTTCCAGTGTCAGCATCGGTTTAGCCAGCAAAGGATCACCCTCTGGTAGTACGCAAACCATGTCGGAACAAAAGAGCAGCTCCCCTTGGGTACCTTGAGGCGCATGTTCGCCTTCGGTTAACCCGAGGTCGTAACGCTGGGCGCTGAGTGACTCTTCCAGCAAGGGCGTTTCCTGCGCCGCAATGCTCAAGGCTATGCCGACATGCTGCTGCTGAAAGCGCTTGTAGACCTTGGGCAAAAGCGTCTGGGAAAACAGTGGGAGGCACGTAACGCTTAACTGGCCATGTTCAAAGCGACGAATTGACTGCGCAACGCTGTTGATTCGTTCCAGGCCGATGTAGGAGCGTTCAACCTCTTCGAACAGCATGATCGCCTGGGCTGTCGGCACCAGCCTTCCTCCCGCGCGATCAAAGAGTCGCAGGCCAGAAAGCGTTTCCAGTCGCGCCAGCTCCCGGCTGACCGTCGGTTGCGAGGTAAAAAGCAGCTGCGCCGCTCCCGTGACGCTGCCGGCCTGCATGATGGCCCGGAACACCTCGATATGCCGTATGGATATCTCCATCCTTGA
This genomic window from Pseudomonas sp. Bout1 contains:
- a CDS encoding methylated-DNA--[protein]-cysteine S-methyltransferase; amino-acid sequence: MSYEYTLMPSPVGQLTLVARDGKLTAILWEKERPNRVRLGALQEANNSPVLQETTRQLKEYFAGTRNRFELELDFAGTDFQKKVWQALLTIPFGETRSYSQIATQIGNPKAVRAVGAANGRNPISIIAPCHRVIGASGGLTGFAGGLEAKQYLLALEERA
- a CDS encoding low affinity iron permease family protein, which gives rise to MKFSAVSQSLSRWAGSARTFYAAVALIFLWSLSGPYFHYNDTWQLIINTSTTIITFLMVFLIQNTQNRDNDILHIKIDELLRATKDAQNAVLSLDGMDRKELEKLRKEYKTIGDSESITVTTMVTDTPDEHGRAKTDLNQA
- a CDS encoding LysR family transcriptional regulator; this encodes MLDLRKLRYFLTVAEELHFGRAAIRLHLAQPPLTRQISALEAELGFRLFDRTSRTVSLTPQGRSFLPYARAVLEQVDLAEVIAGKLAAGAAGQLALGYVSSIALSDLFSQAIQAFAQRFPDVQLTLVECASGSLGAQVADGRLDIGLSRLLPQDGQTQVQALSLGEERLVAAVSSDSPLASQAEVSLAQLSGYPLILFPTDYGSGLNQSIEQLYRHKGLPLRAGPTGRQITSIIALVAAGQGVALVPACTQSLMNKGVTYRPLVDLDAYAQLLVLTRAEGRSLMVEAFMTVIDKLLQDR
- a CDS encoding MFS transporter translates to MKPRLHCARLALFLCGCAAFLNLYATQSILQAFATRFQVSANAAGWSITVTTLAVALTAPFVSRLTGRFGQRTVISVAALLLAVPALMTAYATSFAELLVWRFIEGMLIPVVFATSVAYIGDRWRGGTVTEVTSLYVAGTVLGGFAGRFVTGVMTEYVGWREAFELLAVLSLMVGGFIQFLLPDNPPRVARASTIWADVLGTPLLAAYAVGFCVLFSQVATFTYAGLYLSQAPFDLGPAALGTIYMVFLLALVVIPIAGRLSKSRPQSELLTAAAALGVCGSALTLLPSLWCIVWGLAFSSTGVFLAQAAASAFTTATARHNKAGAVGLYLTCYYLGGSFGAVVPALIWGRWGWVGCVVLIIGFQLLSLLIALVGWKPLQPELSKTS
- a CDS encoding LysR family transcriptional regulator; this encodes MEISIRHIEVFRAIMQAGSVTGAAQLLFTSQPTVSRELARLETLSGLRLFDRAGGRLVPTAQAIMLFEEVERSYIGLERINSVAQSIRRFEHGQLSVTCLPLFSQTLLPKVYKRFQQQHVGIALSIAAQETPLLEESLSAQRYDLGLTEGEHAPQGTQGELLFCSDMVCVLPEGDPLLAKPMLTLEDFQGVNFINLSGMDIYRQTLDEHFRRAGVDRHIVVETTNAASVCAMVRQQLGVAIINPLTAVAEAGNGLAIRPINVSIPYRVMLIRPDYRPSSIFVDAFCNALMDEAASLANSLDLRWERSS
- a CDS encoding GNAT family N-acetyltransferase encodes the protein MTWNSEAKTAPFTREATLEDVSALVELDAFAKSNVSRVELIREAVEKGQCLVAVDAGCVVGYLVLTHDFFGNGFVSLVVVCPAHQRKGIALILFVAAEFACKTNKLFTSTNSSNVASQQLISKAGFLRSGVIENLDEGDPELVYFKFVR
- a CDS encoding DUF4142 domain-containing protein yields the protein MSRMAIRLRTASFAMLLGLGASNAFAQSPADFIEQASAKGMADIETSRMAHAKTSSQEIKDYTIEVINERTLANQHLAAIAKKLDLPVAPRDKIVDKAESLMPQLKDGDSFDAAYTAQQIKANEDAIALFKQEGAESDIPEIKALVDETLPKLEERLEKARALASTYGKGHQGDG
- a CDS encoding MFS transporter — translated: MNDAVALPVPETSARRRSLIAGCSAHAIHDGLTDVIYVLLPIWQAQFGMTYAQIGLLRGAYSGMMAVFQLMASRAAKRWGRAPMLVGGTALAGIAYLLVGQATGLGMLLLALLLGGLGASTQHPLASSMITDTYEGGGGVKEALSQYNFSGDIGKTLVPGLVGLLLTVISWRASVTLLGLLGLAAAGLLWWLIPTQAPASASGKTAKTLVGSGSVSGLRALIVTGTLDSAVRMGFLTFLPFLLQAKGAGTAGIGLALTMLFVGGAFGKLLCGYLGARIGMMKTVWLTETSTAMLIVAAVYLPLTGLMVMLPVLGLALNGTSSVLYGAVPDLAGAGKREQAFAVFYTGTIGGGALAPVLFGGLGDSMGVPVAVMVLAGMLLLTLPLAWEVQRGVVLER
- the fos gene encoding fosfomycin resistance glutathione transferase; amino-acid sequence: MLLGLNHLTLSVTDLNRSIRFYNELLQLRLDATWDNGAYLSVPGLWLCLSLESLSTPAAGYTHYAFTVAAEDFASAVARLRAVGVAEWRDNRSEGASFYFLDPDGHKLEVHVGDLASRLQACRDKPYVGMKFYP
- a CDS encoding DUF6124 family protein, yielding MTNEFADNLPDEHRCLALAIQQMIELGLFLVEAVQDRVDRVS